In Allocoprobacillus halotolerans, a genomic segment contains:
- the tgt gene encoding tRNA guanosine(34) transglycosylase Tgt: MEGFWYELKHVCKQSGARYGILHTPHGDVETPMFMPVGTLATVKGISPEQLKEMNSQVILANTYHLWLRPGEDVVKMAGGLHQFMNYDGPILTDSGGFQVFSLGKTRKIEEEGVTFKSIVDGKKLFLSPEKSIQIQNDLGADIIMSFDECAPYPSTHDYMKKSVERTLRWAKRGKDAHKRKDQALFGIVQGGEFEDLRELSAKELVKMDFPGYSIGGTSVGEPKDVMYKMIDDAVKWLPDDKPRYLMGVGNPIDLIEGAIRGIDMFDCVLPTRVARHGALMTHHGRMNINNEKYKYDFTPIDEKCHCYTCQNYTRAYLRHLHKCDELFGKSLLSIHNVAFLLQLSEDIRKAIQEDRLLDFKEEFLNSYGRDVYERAF, from the coding sequence ATGGAAGGTTTTTGGTATGAATTAAAACATGTTTGTAAACAGTCAGGAGCAAGATATGGTATTTTACATACACCTCATGGTGATGTAGAAACACCAATGTTTATGCCAGTAGGAACACTCGCTACTGTCAAAGGTATTTCTCCTGAACAATTAAAAGAAATGAATTCACAAGTTATTCTTGCTAATACTTATCACTTATGGTTAAGACCTGGTGAAGATGTGGTGAAAATGGCTGGTGGTTTACATCAATTTATGAATTATGATGGACCTATCTTAACTGATAGTGGTGGTTTTCAAGTCTTTTCTTTAGGAAAGACAAGAAAAATTGAAGAAGAGGGTGTCACTTTTAAAAGTATTGTTGATGGAAAGAAACTCTTTTTATCTCCTGAAAAATCTATTCAAATTCAAAATGATTTAGGAGCTGACATTATTATGAGTTTTGATGAATGTGCGCCTTATCCTTCAACGCATGATTATATGAAAAAGAGTGTGGAAAGAACTTTACGTTGGGCAAAGCGTGGAAAAGATGCTCATAAACGTAAAGACCAAGCATTATTCGGTATTGTGCAAGGTGGAGAATTTGAGGATTTAAGAGAATTAAGTGCTAAAGAATTAGTTAAAATGGATTTTCCAGGTTACTCTATTGGTGGAACAAGTGTCGGTGAACCAAAAGATGTGATGTATAAAATGATAGATGATGCAGTGAAATGGTTACCTGATGATAAACCTCGTTATTTAATGGGTGTTGGAAATCCGATTGATTTAATTGAGGGGGCAATTCGAGGTATTGATATGTTTGACTGTGTTTTACCAACAAGAGTTGCTAGACATGGTGCTTTAATGACACATCATGGTCGTATGAATATCAACAACGAAAAATATAAATATGACTTCACACCAATTGATGAAAAATGTCATTGTTATACATGTCAGAATTATACACGTGCATATTTAAGACATTTACATAAATGTGATGAATTATTTGGAAAAAGTTTACTTTCTATCCATAATGTTGCTTTCTTATTACAATTAAGTGAAGATATAAGAAAAGCCATTCAAGAAGACCGTTTATTAGATTTTAAAGAAGAATTCTTAAATAGTTATGGTAGAGATGTATATGAAAGGGCGTTTTAA
- a CDS encoding epoxyqueuosine reductase QueH, producing the protein MKINYDLKLQEELQKIGDSKPTLLLHVCCGPCSSYVIKSLCEHFQITIYYSNSNIYPFEEYQRRFQELLSFIEKFNQDFHQDIQVIEDPYNHSEWISHLYPLKEYPEGSIRCRLCYSLRMRRTFDYANIHHYDYWTTVLSVSPHKNSQWINEIGEQWQSDCPKFLYADFKKNNGYLKSTQMTQEYGMYRQNYCGCMFSYEEMLEREKNKRMQNESFK; encoded by the coding sequence ATGAAAATCAATTATGATTTAAAATTACAGGAAGAACTTCAAAAAATTGGTGATTCTAAACCAACTTTATTATTGCATGTTTGTTGTGGTCCATGTTCAAGTTATGTGATTAAAAGTCTATGTGAACATTTTCAGATTACCATTTATTATTCTAATTCAAACATTTATCCGTTTGAAGAATATCAAAGACGTTTTCAGGAATTATTATCTTTTATTGAAAAGTTTAATCAAGATTTTCACCAAGATATTCAAGTCATTGAAGACCCTTATAACCATAGTGAATGGATATCACATCTTTATCCTTTAAAAGAATATCCTGAAGGAAGTATCAGATGTCGTTTGTGTTATAGTTTAAGAATGCGTAGAACATTTGATTATGCGAATATTCACCATTATGATTATTGGACAACAGTCTTGAGTGTTTCTCCTCATAAAAACAGTCAATGGATTAATGAAATTGGTGAGCAATGGCAAAGTGACTGCCCTAAATTTCTATATGCTGATTTCAAAAAGAATAATGGCTATTTAAAATCTACACAAATGACACAAGAATATGGAATGTATCGTCAAAATTATTGTGGTTGTATGTTTAGCTATGAAGAAATGTTAGAAAGAGAAAAGAATAAAAGAATGCAAAACGAAAGTTTTAAATAA
- a CDS encoding PstS family phosphate ABC transporter substrate-binding protein: MKKYLNYFIFRYALTYFLLSLICIITAIIPEFFLFFIGIELLIYTYVLHKKNRLKETDFFMQCFIILFLAMALTISLILSNGYLSSPYWNIYYAAGFPFLLFFGLASLSRNYAIVFIAPLIITVGHLMMIYAFTKPKISVKNLVIKGLCFVLLCSTSFYIYHNSPSRKYKGGHDFEYMGGYSTTDLSPFYVYNPNHQLVELSVPSTFTIEKETDMPTLDGAEACYPVYSAIAKAVYKDIDKIEEDYTLTEDYLDNNTNGKIVTFTNTSVGYSRLIQGEVDMFFGAKPSQSQLEEAKEAGVEFEYTPIGQEAFIFFVNTNNPVSNLSSNQIRSIYHGDITHWNEVGGNNQEILAFQRPERSGSQAMMTYFMGDVSLKEPLQYEYVSGMTGIISQTAEYNGEDDAIGYTFKYFLEGLHQEQNVKILSIDGVEPTAENIKSKTYPLSTYLYCVTLKSNEKENVQKLKDYLLSPQGQYIIEQTGYCSLSNS; encoded by the coding sequence ATGAAAAAATATTTGAATTATTTTATTTTTCGTTATGCATTAACGTATTTTCTTCTTTCATTAATTTGTATCATCACTGCTATCATACCTGAGTTCTTTCTCTTTTTTATAGGTATTGAATTACTCATTTATACATATGTCCTACATAAGAAAAATCGTCTCAAAGAAACTGATTTTTTTATGCAATGTTTCATTATTCTTTTCTTAGCTATGGCTTTAACCATTTCGCTTATTCTTTCCAATGGTTATCTATCTTCACCTTATTGGAATATTTATTATGCTGCTGGATTCCCTTTTCTATTATTCTTTGGTTTGGCCAGCCTTTCAAGAAATTATGCGATTGTATTCATTGCTCCATTAATCATTACTGTAGGTCATTTAATGATGATTTATGCTTTTACAAAGCCAAAAATTTCTGTCAAGAATCTTGTAATCAAAGGATTATGTTTTGTCTTGCTTTGTTCAACAAGTTTCTACATTTATCATAATTCTCCATCAAGAAAATATAAAGGTGGTCATGATTTTGAATATATGGGTGGTTATTCTACAACTGATTTATCACCTTTCTATGTCTATAATCCTAATCATCAACTTGTTGAATTATCAGTTCCTAGTACCTTTACGATAGAAAAAGAAACGGATATGCCTACCTTAGATGGTGCCGAAGCTTGTTATCCAGTATATAGTGCTATTGCCAAAGCTGTTTATAAAGATATTGATAAAATTGAAGAAGACTATACTCTCACAGAAGATTATCTTGATAATAATACAAATGGAAAAATTGTAACTTTTACAAATACTTCAGTAGGATATTCTCGTTTAATACAAGGTGAAGTTGATATGTTTTTTGGAGCAAAACCATCACAGTCACAATTAGAAGAAGCCAAAGAAGCTGGCGTAGAATTTGAATATACACCTATTGGTCAAGAAGCTTTTATCTTCTTTGTGAATACAAATAACCCCGTTTCTAATCTTTCTTCCAATCAAATTCGTTCAATTTATCATGGTGATATTACACATTGGAATGAAGTGGGTGGAAACAATCAAGAAATACTTGCTTTCCAAAGACCAGAAAGATCTGGAAGTCAAGCTATGATGACTTATTTCATGGGTGATGTGTCTTTAAAAGAACCACTTCAATATGAGTATGTATCAGGTATGACAGGTATTATTTCTCAAACTGCTGAATATAATGGAGAAGATGATGCAATTGGCTACACTTTTAAATATTTCTTAGAAGGACTTCATCAAGAGCAGAATGTTAAGATTCTTTCTATTGACGGCGTTGAACCAACTGCTGAAAACATTAAATCAAAGACTTATCCTTTATCTACTTATTTATATTGTGTGACTTTAAAATCTAATGAAAAAGAAAATGTGCAAAAATTAAAAGATTATCTCCTTTCTCCTCAAGGTCAATACATTATTGAGCAAACTGGATATTGTTCTCTTTCCAACTCTTAA
- a CDS encoding TrkA C-terminal domain-containing protein, giving the protein MKDIDSHGLLVILIARGHQTIIPNGETEILENDLFVLAAKKFENRENIHLDETYIHKSHKWKNKQIKDISLPDDQLVIMIQRDQKSIVPNGTTPILEKDTLVTIQIHEEK; this is encoded by the coding sequence TTGAAAGATATTGATAGTCATGGTTTATTAGTCATATTAATCGCAAGAGGTCATCAAACAATTATTCCTAATGGTGAAACAGAAATATTAGAAAATGATTTGTTTGTCTTAGCTGCAAAGAAATTTGAAAATAGAGAGAACATTCATCTTGATGAAACCTATATTCATAAATCACATAAATGGAAAAATAAACAGATTAAAGATATTTCTTTACCAGATGATCAACTTGTCATTATGATTCAGCGTGATCAAAAATCAATTGTTCCTAATGGAACAACACCTATTTTAGAAAAAGATACACTTGTGACTATTCAAATTCATGAAGAAAAATAG
- a CDS encoding 6-phospho-beta-glucosidase, with amino-acid sequence MKGIKIVTIGGGSSYTPELIEGFIKRYDELPVRELWLVDIEEGKHKLEIVGNLAKRMAKKAKIPMDIHLTLNRQEALKDADFVTTQFRVGQLDAREKDELIPLKYGVIGQETNGPGGMFKALRTIPVIFDIIKDCEKLCPNAWIISFTNPSGINAEAVFRHTGWKKFIGLCNGPVNMIKDIEHILKVQENDQLDVKIGGINHMIFALDITLNGKNANRQLIDRMIDEGNSETLKNIVDIPWSKEFLNSFGYLGIGYLRYYLQKQQMLEHCQEDASKGQCRAQVVKQVEKELFEKYKDVNLDVKPKELEKRGGAYYSDAACNLISSLYNDKGDIQVVDTLNQGAISNLPDDVVVEVSCKITKDGPIPIQVGELPLQTVGLIQQLKAFEILTTNVALSGNYDDALVAMTINPLVQSEIIAKKILDEMLEAHQKYLPQFYK; translated from the coding sequence ATGAAAGGTATTAAAATTGTAACCATTGGTGGAGGTTCTTCATATACTCCAGAACTGATTGAGGGTTTTATTAAAAGATATGATGAATTACCAGTTAGAGAGTTATGGCTTGTTGATATTGAAGAAGGCAAACATAAATTAGAGATTGTTGGAAATCTAGCGAAAAGAATGGCTAAAAAAGCTAAGATTCCAATGGACATTCATTTAACTTTAAATCGTCAAGAAGCTTTAAAAGATGCCGATTTTGTCACAACACAATTTAGAGTTGGACAATTGGATGCCAGAGAAAAAGATGAATTAATTCCCTTAAAATATGGTGTGATTGGACAAGAAACCAATGGTCCAGGAGGCATGTTTAAAGCCTTAAGAACAATCCCAGTTATCTTTGATATTATTAAAGATTGTGAAAAATTATGTCCAAATGCATGGATTATCTCTTTTACAAATCCTTCAGGTATTAATGCTGAAGCTGTGTTTAGACATACTGGTTGGAAAAAGTTTATTGGGTTATGTAATGGACCTGTCAATATGATTAAAGATATTGAACATATTTTAAAAGTTCAAGAAAATGATCAATTAGATGTCAAAATCGGTGGAATTAACCATATGATTTTTGCCTTAGACATTACATTGAATGGAAAAAATGCAAATCGTCAGTTAATTGATAGGATGATTGATGAAGGTAATAGTGAAACTTTAAAGAATATTGTAGATATTCCATGGTCAAAAGAATTTTTAAATAGTTTTGGATATTTGGGTATTGGTTATTTACGTTACTATTTACAAAAACAACAAATGTTAGAACACTGTCAAGAAGATGCATCGAAAGGACAATGCCGTGCACAAGTGGTTAAACAAGTTGAAAAAGAATTATTTGAAAAATATAAAGATGTCAATTTAGATGTCAAGCCTAAAGAATTAGAAAAACGTGGTGGTGCTTATTATAGTGATGCAGCTTGTAATTTGATTTCATCTTTATATAATGATAAAGGGGATATACAAGTTGTTGATACTTTAAATCAAGGAGCTATTTCTAATTTGCCTGATGATGTTGTAGTGGAAGTCAGCTGTAAAATTACCAAAGATGGACCTATTCCTATTCAAGTAGGCGAACTTCCTTTACAGACAGTAGGATTGATTCAACAATTAAAAGCTTTTGAAATTTTGACAACCAATGTAGCATTGAGTGGTAATTATGATGATGCTTTAGTCGCAATGACTATTAACCCATTAGTTCAAAGTGAAATTATAGCTAAGAAAATCTTAGATGAAATGTTAGAAGCTCATCAAAAATATTTACCACAATTTTATAAATAA
- the nagB gene encoding glucosamine-6-phosphate deaminase — MCDFIRKHGHANIGFATGSTPLGVYKYLIESYQKGKVSFQNIQAFNLDEYVGLKPGHPRSFASAMKKDLFSHIDIRLESIHVLDGSQQDMDQECQRYESLIKNNPIDIQILGIGMDGHIAYNEPGSPLDGMCHVVDLHQESIESSLDYGFDNIQDVPRQGVTQGIGTIMKAHQLIMMAKGQKKAKLVEKMIYGEVTSDFPSSVIQNHDHVLVCLDQGAASQLKEEDYERY; from the coding sequence ATCTGTGATTTTATTAGAAAGCATGGTCATGCCAATATTGGTTTTGCGACAGGTTCAACACCTTTAGGTGTTTATAAATATTTGATTGAAAGCTATCAAAAAGGAAAAGTGAGCTTTCAAAATATACAGGCTTTTAATTTGGATGAATATGTGGGATTAAAACCTGGACATCCTCGCAGCTTTGCCAGTGCAATGAAAAAGGATTTATTTTCACATATTGATATTCGATTAGAAAGCATTCATGTATTAGATGGTTCTCAACAGGATATGGATCAAGAATGTCAAAGATATGAATCATTAATTAAAAATAATCCGATTGATATTCAAATTCTAGGTATTGGTATGGATGGACATATTGCCTATAATGAACCAGGGAGTCCATTAGATGGAATGTGTCATGTCGTTGATTTACATCAGGAATCTATTGAAAGTTCTTTAGATTATGGGTTTGATAATATTCAAGATGTACCTAGACAAGGTGTGACACAAGGCATTGGTACAATTATGAAAGCACATCAATTAATCATGATGGCGAAAGGACAAAAGAAAGCAAAACTTGTTGAAAAGATGATTTATGGTGAAGTGACATCAGATTTTCCAAGTTCTGTTATTCAAAACCATGACCATGTACTTGTCTGTTTAGATCAGGGGGCTGCTAGTCAATTAAAGGAGGAAGATTATGAAAGGTATTAA
- a CDS encoding PTS sugar transporter subunit IIC, whose product MILPVITFLLLNNFFITLTTDSGEAVTSGGVIPMDYLGAAGLFVAMIVTIFTVEAYRWIKNKGWVIKMPDSVPPAVSRSFSSLIPAAIILTVVFIVKVLFEATPYETIFNLIYQCLQQPLYALGNSLPSQMISEALISLLWCFGIHGDTVVSSVMGPIWRGLSAENLALVSSGLDPANIICQQFRDVYLIAGGTGATFSLLVCIWMSAKSPELKTVAKLAGPAAIFNINEPVIFGIPIVLNPIMMIPFIIVPVVLCVTTYIAMSLGLVPLLTGIEIPWTTPVFISGWLAGGWRAVILQIINFIIAIIIYFPFVKAVDKQFLDNAKKNELVNKEVIYEDSCL is encoded by the coding sequence ATGATTTTACCAGTTATTACATTTTTGTTGTTAAATAATTTTTTTATTACACTAACAACTGATTCAGGAGAAGCTGTGACATCAGGTGGTGTCATTCCAATGGATTATTTAGGTGCAGCAGGTTTGTTTGTAGCGATGATTGTGACAATTTTTACAGTTGAAGCTTATCGTTGGATTAAGAATAAAGGTTGGGTTATTAAGATGCCTGATTCAGTGCCACCAGCAGTCAGCCGCTCATTTTCATCATTAATACCAGCAGCAATTATTTTAACGGTTGTCTTTATTGTAAAAGTCTTATTTGAAGCAACACCATATGAAACTATCTTTAATTTGATTTATCAATGTTTACAACAACCATTATATGCTTTAGGTAATTCTTTACCATCACAAATGATTAGTGAAGCATTAATTAGTTTGTTATGGTGTTTTGGTATCCATGGAGATACTGTTGTGAGTTCGGTTATGGGACCAATTTGGAGAGGTTTATCAGCAGAAAATTTAGCGTTAGTATCATCAGGATTAGATCCAGCCAATATTATTTGTCAACAATTTAGAGATGTTTACTTAATTGCTGGAGGAACAGGAGCAACTTTCTCTTTGTTGGTATGTATTTGGATGAGTGCCAAGAGCCCAGAATTGAAAACAGTTGCTAAATTAGCAGGACCAGCAGCTATATTTAATATCAATGAACCAGTTATTTTTGGAATTCCTATTGTCTTGAACCCTATAATGATGATACCATTTATTATAGTTCCAGTTGTTTTATGCGTGACAACCTATATTGCTATGTCGTTAGGTTTGGTTCCACTTCTAACAGGAATTGAAATTCCTTGGACAACTCCAGTCTTTATTTCAGGATGGTTAGCAGGAGGATGGAGAGCAGTAATTTTACAAATTATTAATTTCATTATCGCAATTATTATTTATTTCCCATTTGTTAAAGCAGTTGATAAACAATTTTTGGACAATGCCAAGAAAAATGAATTAGTAAATAAGGAGGTTATTTATGAAGATTCTTGTCTTTGA
- a CDS encoding PTS lactose/cellobiose transporter subunit IIA yields the protein MENTALQIILHSGNSKSSSMEAIECARMSDFESADLKMNEAHEELVAAQKYQTKTLKRKEKEDAYNPNLIFVHAQDQLTNAKIQYDLSKELINLYEEIYQIKEFLGNERTYSQQTMKILLVCGQGMSTSLLVQAMYQYAREGDYIESTSFEELPSVIDEYDVLLASPQIRFRIPVIERMIKPRTQIVGLMDMKAYGKLDGQTIYKQAEDLFKKIKH from the coding sequence ATGGAAAATACGGCTTTACAAATTATTTTACATTCTGGAAATTCTAAATCAAGTTCAATGGAGGCTATTGAATGTGCAAGGATGAGTGATTTTGAAAGTGCTGATTTGAAGATGAATGAAGCTCATGAAGAGCTTGTTGCCGCACAAAAATATCAAACAAAAACGTTAAAAAGAAAAGAAAAAGAAGATGCATATAATCCTAATCTTATTTTTGTACATGCTCAAGATCAATTAACTAATGCTAAGATTCAGTACGATTTATCAAAAGAATTGATAAATTTATATGAGGAAATTTATCAAATTAAAGAGTTTTTAGGAAATGAACGTACATATAGTCAACAAACAATGAAGATTTTATTGGTGTGTGGACAGGGAATGTCTACAAGTTTGCTTGTACAAGCAATGTACCAATATGCTAGAGAAGGAGATTATATTGAGTCAACATCATTTGAAGAGTTGCCAAGTGTAATTGATGAATATGATGTTTTATTAGCAAGTCCTCAAATTAGATTTAGAATTCCTGTTATTGAACGTATGATTAAGCCAAGAACTCAAATTGTTGGATTAATGGATATGAAGGCATATGGAAAACTTGATGGACAAACGATATATAAACAAGCTGAAGATTTGTTTAAGAAAATTAAACATTAA
- a CDS encoding IS110 family transposase: MKNYNYNLYVGIDVSKGKADAAVLAVPELRSVKPHFLRKKLSFKFIKSEVVEFLNTVRKYSSDQYCLHTYFALEVTGIYSTNIYTFIKQNCNSDEEIHQLNTDFVNKWRESHNISKSDPLDAQTICSIIGTDDQVKYVSDSVFENKNGYQDLKALVHRHYQIKKLYSQETNRLIALCDCYFPELQYVFEPKSAAFLAVLSQYPTSHDIINASKNEVFHLVYEATRHRCSMDKIDKLFNYAQDTLVPHVSDHMRYVISNTVESIIHIRTQLKLIEKDIRKLAATFNVYSLLLTITGCGPLTAAVIIAETGDIFRFKNADHYVSYSGSSPRNKRSGKSVEIMGKISKKGSKYLRHALYMIAEFARRHNPVLKHLFERVKNGNKKRHKLAVIAVANRIARYIYSIMKNESSFIIMHENIMRLPEETRNTFFNSISLDFPKNTRKQIYQYSDINGEIHRFVYRNEATESVA; encoded by the coding sequence ATGAAAAATTACAATTACAATCTTTATGTTGGCATTGATGTCTCTAAAGGCAAGGCTGATGCTGCTGTTCTGGCTGTCCCTGAATTAAGATCGGTCAAACCTCATTTCCTTAGAAAAAAATTATCTTTTAAGTTTATTAAATCTGAAGTTGTTGAGTTTTTAAATACTGTTAGAAAGTATTCCAGTGATCAGTACTGTCTCCACACTTATTTTGCTTTGGAAGTCACTGGCATATATTCTACTAATATCTACACCTTTATTAAACAAAACTGTAATAGCGATGAAGAAATCCATCAGCTTAATACGGATTTCGTTAATAAATGGAGAGAAAGCCATAATATATCTAAATCTGATCCTTTGGATGCTCAAACCATCTGTTCCATTATCGGTACTGATGATCAGGTCAAATATGTTTCAGATTCTGTTTTTGAAAACAAAAACGGATATCAAGATCTTAAGGCTCTCGTTCACAGACACTATCAGATTAAAAAACTCTATTCTCAGGAAACTAACCGTCTCATTGCCCTTTGTGATTGTTATTTCCCTGAACTTCAGTATGTTTTTGAACCTAAATCAGCTGCTTTCCTGGCTGTCTTATCTCAATATCCTACTTCGCATGATATCATAAATGCTTCCAAAAATGAAGTGTTTCATCTTGTTTACGAAGCAACTAGACATCGCTGCAGTATGGATAAGATTGATAAGCTTTTCAATTATGCTCAGGATACACTGGTTCCACATGTATCCGATCATATGAGATATGTTATTTCCAACACTGTTGAAAGCATCATCCATATTCGTACACAATTGAAACTGATTGAAAAAGATATCAGAAAGCTTGCTGCCACTTTTAATGTTTACAGTCTGCTGTTGACCATCACTGGCTGTGGTCCTTTGACTGCCGCTGTTATCATCGCTGAAACCGGAGACATCTTCAGATTCAAAAATGCTGATCATTATGTCTCTTACAGTGGTTCATCACCACGTAACAAGCGTTCTGGCAAGTCTGTGGAAATCATGGGCAAGATTTCCAAGAAAGGCTCAAAATACCTGAGACACGCTCTTTACATGATTGCCGAATTTGCCAGACGACATAATCCTGTTCTTAAACACTTATTTGAAAGAGTGAAGAACGGAAATAAAAAGCGTCATAAATTAGCGGTCATTGCAGTTGCCAATCGCATTGCCAGATATATCTATTCAATCATGAAAAACGAAAGCAGTTTTATAATCATGCATGAAAATATCATGCGATTACCAGAAGAAACCCGAAATACGTTCTTCAATTCAATATCTTTAGATTTTCCAAAGAATACCAGAAAACAGATTTATCAGTATTCTGATATCAATGGTGAAATCCATCGCTTTGTTTATAGGAACGAAGCAACGGAATCAGTAGCTTAA
- a CDS encoding BglG family transcription antiterminator translates to MNGILDEIKQKTNIDFAGDVELRISLALHIAPLLVRLRNRMQLKNNLVKDIQVNYPLAYDVALIAAAYISQKIHVSLDEDEVGYLAVHFSLALSKKEKKINPKKVLIICSARRGDYLMMQHMFMQEFSEMISKLDIKNAIELPECDLSQYDCIFTTFLNHPFIPKKALRINFFIDEKDKVRIDHALKGNDESSQLLKYFQEDYFMGVIHAKNKKEVIRQMCQYASQLSQFNDDLYESCLRREFLGSTAYGHCIALPHPDSLISQKTFVMTAILDKSIEWSHQKVQLIFLICVEKGNQKDLRVLFEHIAKLMLNDNYIQTIIEQKSYQALTDILGKILKDKLLNVNN, encoded by the coding sequence GTGAATGGGATCTTAGATGAAATCAAACAAAAAACAAATATTGATTTTGCAGGAGATGTAGAACTTAGAATTTCTTTAGCTTTACATATTGCCCCTTTGCTTGTTAGACTAAGAAATAGGATGCAGCTTAAAAATAATTTAGTAAAAGATATTCAGGTTAATTATCCATTGGCTTATGATGTGGCACTTATTGCAGCTGCATATATATCTCAAAAAATACATGTATCATTAGATGAAGATGAGGTTGGATATTTAGCTGTTCACTTTTCATTAGCTTTATCTAAGAAAGAAAAGAAAATTAATCCAAAAAAGGTATTAATTATATGTAGTGCTAGACGTGGTGATTATTTAATGATGCAACATATGTTTATGCAGGAATTTAGTGAAATGATTAGTAAATTAGATATTAAAAATGCAATTGAACTCCCCGAATGTGATTTAAGTCAATATGATTGCATTTTTACGACTTTTTTAAATCATCCATTCATACCAAAAAAAGCTTTAAGAATTAATTTTTTTATTGATGAGAAAGATAAAGTAAGAATAGATCATGCTTTAAAAGGAAATGATGAATCCTCACAACTATTAAAATATTTTCAAGAAGATTATTTTATGGGAGTCATTCATGCAAAAAATAAAAAGGAAGTTATCAGACAAATGTGTCAATATGCGAGTCAATTAAGTCAATTTAATGATGATCTTTATGAATCATGTTTAAGAAGGGAATTTTTAGGAAGTACAGCATATGGGCATTGTATTGCATTACCACATCCTGATTCATTGATTTCACAAAAAACATTTGTTATGACAGCTATATTAGATAAGTCTATTGAATGGTCGCATCAAAAAGTCCAACTTATCTTTTTGATTTGTGTTGAAAAAGGGAATCAAAAAGATTTAAGGGTTTTATTCGAACATATAGCTAAATTAATGTTGAACGATAATTATATTCAAACAATTATTGAACAAAAAAGTTATCAGGCATTAACTGATATATTAGGTAAGATTTTGAAAGACAAACTATTAAATGTCAATAATTAA
- a CDS encoding BglG family transcription antiterminator, which yields MLTKRQKQILTILDMNQQTYMNGKNLASQVGCSVKTLQTDMKIMRHEMLKSGVDIISVPSKGYILEIHDLEQYNHYKQKELQNDSTCDFNDQSSRIAYILNRLFTCPSYIKSEQLADEMFVSRSCLSVDMKIVKKILEKYDLTLDARPNYGIKVSGFEQNMRECITKEQIALTSGTLLVEKNQLSLITNIIVETLMASKYRISDVVLQNLVIHVSVSIQRIKKEFILKMYLIMKEDKKVLLQKNSRKISKSF from the coding sequence ATGTTAACGAAAAGACAAAAGCAAATTTTAACGATTTTAGATATGAATCAACAAACTTATATGAATGGAAAAAACTTGGCTTCACAAGTTGGATGTAGCGTTAAAACTTTACAAACCGATATGAAAATCATGCGTCATGAAATGTTGAAAAGTGGAGTAGATATTATTTCGGTTCCAAGTAAAGGATATATTCTAGAAATTCATGATTTAGAACAATATAATCACTATAAACAAAAAGAGTTGCAAAATGATTCAACATGTGACTTTAATGATCAGAGTTCACGCATAGCTTACATATTAAATAGATTATTTACTTGTCCATCATATATTAAGTCAGAACAACTTGCCGATGAAATGTTTGTATCACGTTCATGCCTTTCAGTTGATATGAAAATAGTAAAAAAGATTCTTGAGAAATATGATTTGACTTTGGATGCTAGACCAAATTATGGAATTAAAGTCTCTGGTTTTGAACAAAATATGCGAGAATGTATTACGAAAGAACAAATAGCATTGACATCAGGAACGTTGTTAGTAGAAAAAAATCAATTATCATTAATTACAAATATTATTGTAGAAACATTAATGGCATCGAAATATCGTATCAGTGATGTTGTTTTACAGAATTTAGTGATTCATGTATCTGTATCCATTCAAAGAATAAAAAAGGAATTTATATTGAAGATGTACCTTATCATGAAAGAGGACAAGAAAGTGTTATTGCAAAAAAATTCTAGAAAAATTAGCAAAAGTTTTTGA